In Allocoprobacillus halotolerans, a genomic segment contains:
- a CDS encoding PBSX family phage terminase large subunit: MIYQEVKLSDIIIPKFHALFNDVDHMHQILTSGRAGTKSSYMGILSDYLIAGEAGTAVVIMRKHHVKLEKTVFKECLRAMKRLKLNKKYFKITKKPMRITNLKNSNTIYFTGSDSVDDTKGMIDENNAIKLVVLDELTEFFDKGEGEDEINNIVATFVRGNDKDFRMLYLYNPPKNPKAPINEWCHKMEQRNDCIHIHVTYQDVPVSWLGQKLIDEANAMKQADEKMYNWIWLGKSVGLDDLIYYMFNPEKHVVDPKKSIAYDLLFVGIDAGQLNATTYEAYGLDFYNKKFQGLFEYYHSGRDTGVQKSPSEYAGDFRDFIDSIYDTFGEMPVYACIDPSAVGLAEEIKRVCPEVIFPKIDNTVDLGISRVQKLLIFYVLKLSIYQKELEKEMYLYSYDPDSIDKGKEKPIKQNDHCQDATRYAVMGAWDYIVNMLPMLND, from the coding sequence ATGATTTACCAAGAGGTTAAATTATCAGACATCATCATTCCAAAGTTTCATGCCCTATTCAATGATGTTGATCATATGCATCAGATTTTAACATCTGGGCGTGCTGGTACTAAATCTTCATATATGGGAATATTATCTGATTATCTCATTGCAGGAGAAGCAGGTACAGCGGTTGTCATTATGAGAAAGCATCATGTGAAGCTTGAAAAAACTGTATTCAAAGAATGCCTGCGCGCTATGAAGAGGCTTAAACTGAATAAAAAGTATTTCAAGATTACAAAAAAGCCCATGCGTATTACCAACCTAAAGAACTCAAACACCATTTATTTTACTGGTTCTGACAGCGTGGATGATACAAAAGGTATGATTGATGAAAATAACGCTATAAAGCTTGTTGTCCTTGATGAGTTGACGGAGTTTTTTGACAAGGGTGAAGGCGAAGATGAGATAAATAACATTGTAGCCACATTCGTTCGTGGTAATGATAAGGATTTTAGAATGCTTTATCTATATAATCCACCCAAGAATCCAAAAGCACCAATTAATGAGTGGTGTCATAAGATGGAACAGAGAAATGATTGCATTCATATACATGTCACATATCAGGACGTTCCTGTGTCATGGCTTGGACAAAAGCTGATTGATGAAGCCAACGCAATGAAACAGGCAGATGAGAAAATGTATAACTGGATTTGGCTTGGAAAATCAGTTGGATTGGATGATCTGATTTATTATATGTTCAATCCGGAGAAGCATGTTGTGGACCCCAAAAAATCAATAGCATATGATTTGTTGTTCGTGGGTATAGACGCAGGACAATTGAACGCAACGACTTATGAAGCCTATGGGTTAGATTTCTATAACAAGAAATTTCAGGGACTATTTGAATATTATCACTCTGGAAGAGATACAGGTGTTCAGAAGAGTCCTAGTGAATATGCTGGTGATTTTCGTGATTTCATTGATTCTATATATGATACATTTGGAGAGATGCCAGTTTATGCATGCATTGATCCATCAGCAGTTGGACTCGCTGAAGAAATTAAGCGTGTATGTCCAGAAGTGATATTTCCAAAAATAGATAACACAGTTGATTTAGGGATAAGCAGAGTTCAGAAACTGCTTATTTTTTATGTCCTGAAATTAAGCATCTATCAAAAGGAACTAGAAAAAGAAATGTATCTATATAGTTATGATCCAGATTCTATAGATAAAGGAAAAGAGAAACCAATCAAACAAAACGATCATTGCCAGGATGCGACGAGATATGCTGTCATGGGAGCTTGGGATTATATAGTCAACATGCTTCCAATGTTGAACGATTAA
- a CDS encoding helix-turn-helix domain-containing protein, whose amino-acid sequence MQEDKKGYVKLYRKIEDWKYFRDPYVLQVFIFCLLHCEYVKKDNTIAKFRSGTFETTKKEMCDILGISRDKLYKCLKILKDDGAIDYCLNGRITTVRVLKYDLYQAIMNRNFDE is encoded by the coding sequence ATGCAGGAGGATAAGAAAGGATACGTAAAGCTTTATCGTAAAATTGAAGATTGGAAGTATTTCAGAGATCCATATGTGCTTCAGGTTTTCATCTTTTGCCTCCTGCACTGTGAATATGTCAAGAAGGACAATACGATTGCAAAATTTCGTTCAGGAACATTTGAAACGACAAAAAAAGAGATGTGCGATATACTCGGCATCAGTAGAGATAAATTATACAAATGTCTGAAAATCCTAAAAGATGATGGAGCAATTGATTATTGTTTAAATGGAAGAATTACAACTGTAAGGGTACTGAAATACGATCTTTATCAGGCTATCATGAATAGAAATTTTGATGAGTAA
- a CDS encoding RusA family crossover junction endodeoxyribonuclease — MATQWPESGLIFEVPGVRGKGRPRFTRMGIAYTDKKTVEYEKLIKNSYLKHTNYISDKSIRMSMYVCFSPNKSDTKKNKALKLSNAFNPKRNLT, encoded by the coding sequence ATGGCGACCCAATGGCCTGAGAGTGGACTCATCTTTGAAGTTCCAGGTGTCCGTGGAAAGGGAAGGCCGAGATTTACAAGAATGGGTATTGCCTATACAGATAAGAAAACTGTTGAATATGAAAAACTGATTAAAAACAGCTACCTAAAGCACACAAATTACATCTCTGATAAAAGCATACGAATGAGCATGTATGTGTGCTTTTCTCCAAACAAGAGTGATACAAAGAAAAATAAGGCTTTGAAGTTGAGCAATGCTTTTAATCCAAAAAGAAACCTGACGTAG
- a CDS encoding replicative helicase loader/inhibitor, with translation MEKTEILEILNFMKTVYQGRKIDDSDETIATWQIMFDEYSKNEVLLSIKRLVKKSKYVPSIHEILEEVDKSFIVEKMVRKDCIIIHVRFHDQLIPFKFKTKDEAMKLIEILRGNPSREDIMLCHEQNTRLYAPFAEAIYINQSDRDEFEKRKRTEYFAMKLKEKERGNENGN, from the coding sequence TTGGAAAAAACTGAAATTTTGGAAATTCTAAATTTCATGAAGACTGTCTATCAAGGACGAAAGATTGATGACAGTGATGAAACGATTGCTACCTGGCAAATCATGTTTGACGAGTATTCAAAGAATGAAGTCCTGTTATCCATCAAGAGATTGGTCAAAAAGAGCAAGTATGTTCCATCCATTCATGAAATACTTGAAGAGGTTGATAAATCATTCATAGTCGAAAAGATGGTCAGAAAGGATTGCATAATCATTCATGTTCGTTTTCATGATCAGCTGATACCATTCAAGTTCAAGACGAAAGATGAAGCAATGAAGCTGATTGAGATATTGAGAGGCAATCCAAGCAGGGAAGACATTATGCTATGCCATGAACAAAACACAAGATTGTATGCACCATTTGCAGAAGCAATTTATATAAATCAGTCTGACCGCGATGAATTTGAGAAAAGAAAAAGAACAGAATACTTTGCTATGAAGCTAAAGGAAAAAGAAAGGGGAAATGAAAATGGCAATTGA
- a CDS encoding lambda-exonuclease family protein produces MKLNDFFDQCHVYETVDKSPEWLSQRKTGIGGSEVSIILNINKYKTPYELFMEKKGNSAAKHITNTAIEKGNRLEQPLIDVFFALHPEYIPINTKSISLKSKQYEFMNANLDGALLDQEKNKCVLEIKTTTIQNRDMLNDWGYWDNEQGVWIERVPDAYYCQVLHYLIVTGFDKAVIYALLDFAYKDGQETREITIHKEDVIEDMQYIITEEKKFWKMLEDNTRHLS; encoded by the coding sequence ATGAAGCTAAATGATTTCTTTGATCAATGCCATGTCTATGAAACAGTTGATAAGTCACCAGAATGGTTATCACAGCGCAAGACAGGAATAGGTGGAAGTGAAGTTTCAATCATCCTAAACATTAATAAATATAAGACTCCTTATGAACTATTCATGGAGAAAAAAGGTAACTCAGCAGCCAAACATATAACAAATACAGCTATCGAAAAAGGGAATAGACTTGAGCAACCGTTAATTGATGTGTTCTTTGCATTACATCCAGAATATATTCCAATCAATACAAAAAGCATATCACTGAAATCAAAACAATATGAATTCATGAATGCCAATCTGGATGGAGCGCTCCTGGATCAGGAGAAAAACAAGTGTGTTCTTGAAATCAAGACGACAACCATTCAGAACAGAGACATGCTTAATGATTGGGGCTACTGGGATAATGAACAGGGTGTATGGATTGAGAGAGTACCTGATGCTTATTATTGCCAAGTGCTGCATTACCTGATTGTTACAGGTTTTGATAAAGCGGTTATTTATGCATTGCTTGATTTTGCCTATAAGGATGGCCAGGAAACAAGAGAAATCACGATACATAAAGAAGATGTGATTGAAGACATGCAGTATATCATTACAGAAGAAAAGAAGTTTTGGAAGATGCTGGAGGATAACACTCGCCACCTTTCATGA
- a CDS encoding ThiF family adenylyltransferase, with translation MGERYVFIIVGVGGTGSLLARDLPKLLINTDHKMLLVDGDRVERKNMKRQSYQEQDIGEYKSIALSAKINTFYDTHCEAIGLYLTKNEILEYCNNNYLYTPVLIGCVDNDATRKILEYTFENLERCYYLDSANGEYEGNIFIAYRYSHDGKIYGALRSKTYKLEDDVHPLDESCEVQASKGNVQFLVTNNKMANYLLEHCNALLMRQLKGGVQRVERFGSVFYSD, from the coding sequence ATGGGGGAAAGATATGTATTCATTATCGTTGGAGTTGGTGGAACTGGTTCTCTTCTTGCAAGGGACCTTCCTAAGCTTCTTATCAATACTGACCACAAGATGCTACTTGTAGATGGTGACCGTGTTGAAAGAAAGAACATGAAGCGCCAGTCCTATCAGGAGCAGGATATAGGAGAGTATAAGTCGATTGCGTTGTCTGCTAAGATTAACACCTTCTATGATACACATTGTGAAGCTATAGGCCTTTACCTGACAAAAAATGAGATTCTTGAATACTGCAATAACAACTATCTTTACACACCTGTCCTTATTGGCTGCGTTGATAATGATGCTACTCGAAAGATACTCGAATATACGTTTGAAAATCTTGAAAGATGCTATTATCTGGATTCGGCAAATGGAGAATATGAAGGAAACATATTCATTGCCTATAGATATTCTCATGATGGAAAGATTTATGGAGCGCTTAGAAGCAAGACATATAAACTTGAAGATGATGTTCATCCACTTGATGAATCTTGCGAGGTACAGGCATCAAAGGGAAATGTGCAGTTTTTGGTTACGAATAATAAAATGGCCAACTATCTTTTGGAACATTGTAATGCGTTGCTGATGAGACAGCTGAAAGGTGGTGTTCAGCGTGTTGAGCGATTTGGTTCAGTATTTTACTCAGACTGA
- a CDS encoding RusA family crossover junction endodeoxyribonuclease — protein sequence MVKVVLDALNKVAYHDDTQVNEIHVIRHYDEQERLIICLSENGELFVKKG from the coding sequence GTGGTCAAGGTCGTGCTGGATGCCTTGAATAAGGTTGCTTATCACGACGATACGCAGGTCAATGAGATACATGTGATAAGACATTATGATGAGCAGGAACGATTGATCATATGTTTAAGTGAGAATGGTGAGCTGTTTGTTAAGAAAGGTTAA
- a CDS encoding recombinase RecT — MVQNNLTKAKSAPKNGIKAFNNLIQSNIMRTKIYQMVGRTDAQEFITSITSAVNNNPTLAECDSQSIISAALLGQSLHLKPSPQLGYFYMVPFNNKKKGCKEAQFQIGYKGYLQLAIRTGEYVDIDAIEIREGEYKGRNRLTGKPEFEFVDDDAVRENLPVVGYMAYFEMKNGYIKRLYWSKEKMIKHADEYSQAFSAKKLEELQAGKIPQNELWKYSSFWYKNFDEMAKKTMLRQLLSKHALLSTEMQKAIEADQAVINEELQPSYVDNPDVIDNETVTPEEPQQIEETVGPTIGVNQFAKEPVMESLDDDPMA, encoded by the coding sequence ATGGTACAGAATAATTTAACAAAAGCAAAGAGTGCACCTAAAAATGGAATAAAGGCATTTAATAATCTTATTCAATCAAATATCATGCGAACAAAGATCTATCAGATGGTTGGTAGAACAGATGCACAGGAGTTCATTACATCCATTACAAGTGCAGTCAATAACAATCCAACACTTGCTGAATGTGACTCACAATCAATCATCAGTGCAGCATTATTGGGGCAAAGCTTACATCTTAAGCCAAGCCCTCAATTGGGATATTTCTATATGGTTCCTTTTAATAATAAAAAGAAAGGCTGCAAGGAAGCGCAGTTCCAGATTGGTTATAAAGGCTATCTTCAGTTGGCCATTAGAACAGGAGAGTATGTTGACATTGATGCTATTGAAATTCGTGAAGGAGAATACAAGGGACGTAATCGCCTCACTGGTAAGCCGGAATTCGAATTTGTAGATGATGATGCTGTTAGAGAAAATCTTCCTGTTGTTGGCTATATGGCCTATTTTGAGATGAAGAATGGATATATCAAACGTTTATACTGGTCTAAGGAAAAGATGATCAAACATGCAGATGAGTATTCTCAGGCATTCAGCGCGAAAAAGTTAGAAGAACTTCAGGCAGGAAAAATTCCACAGAACGAATTATGGAAATATTCTTCTTTCTGGTACAAGAACTTTGATGAGATGGCCAAAAAGACAATGCTAAGACAGTTATTGTCAAAGCACGCTTTATTGTCAACGGAAATGCAAAAGGCCATTGAAGCTGATCAGGCTGTTATCAATGAAGAATTACAGCCATCATATGTTGATAATCCAGATGTCATCGATAACGAAACAGTAACTCCTGAAGAGCCACAGCAGATTGAAGAAACTGTTGGTCCAACAATTGGTGTTAATCAGTTTGCAAAAGAACCTGTTATGGAATCATTAGATGATGATCCAATGGCATAG
- a CDS encoding LuxR C-terminal-related transcriptional regulator, with protein sequence MKENWELAYEDYKKGLKRKEIAEKYNVSINTVKSWKTRHWNKMDKKRVHPQRRKRVHP encoded by the coding sequence TTGAAAGAGAACTGGGAACTTGCCTATGAGGATTATAAGAAAGGCCTTAAGCGAAAGGAAATAGCCGAAAAATACAATGTTTCAATTAATACAGTCAAGTCATGGAAAACTCGCCACTGGAATAAGATGGATAAAAAGAGGGTGCACCCCCAAAGAAGAAAAAGGGTGCACCCCTAG
- a CDS encoding DUF1351 domain-containing protein — protein sequence MQLNKVQNEFLGCTSAIAVDSQEQFLKLKEWMGIQNLFLQDGTPVTQLNTDVTNKRVAFYRDDIGMFVGYDHPANIGMNYSIKEFNEAFPEAENYEQRSLFGDDAASIRPPEDDLVADPMEDIVETEVKEVKNELSLAETLNQLEVGTITPATITGNVIEFKDTVINAINKYKNIVVTQDNFKELTDTRADLNNKKKIITENRKNIKNEALKEINEVYDAMTNIIKAIDDVVGPLDSEIKGFEAKEKEALKQKMMETTINPTLDMLIKQEMLDDDTRKEFTFKPSWTNASAFTKTGNLTKKTTDEINAELNRIVELYNQKQKDIETIKSTVTQLSIAHGLDAQLNADTYVELYKKGTSMPDVQQRINRDVEMIKNAVQKEADKKAQEIVSKQQMQNHEQNTEIAENTSQEQNKQSNITMLTDEKTGEVLAKGNDHQILAQIAPTPEKFEGKTYEYTYSFSGSFGVIKTFSNILKLLSMMFKDFKYERK from the coding sequence ATGCAGTTAAATAAAGTACAGAATGAATTTCTTGGATGTACGTCAGCCATTGCAGTTGACAGCCAGGAACAATTTTTAAAGCTTAAGGAATGGATGGGTATACAAAACCTATTCCTTCAGGACGGAACACCTGTGACACAGTTGAATACAGATGTAACGAATAAACGTGTAGCATTCTATCGTGATGATATTGGAATGTTTGTAGGATATGATCATCCAGCAAACATTGGAATGAATTATTCAATCAAAGAATTCAATGAAGCTTTTCCTGAAGCAGAAAACTATGAACAGAGAAGCTTGTTCGGTGATGATGCTGCAAGCATAAGACCACCTGAAGATGATCTGGTTGCTGATCCAATGGAAGACATCGTGGAAACTGAAGTGAAAGAAGTGAAAAATGAACTTTCTTTGGCAGAAACGCTGAATCAATTAGAAGTGGGTACAATAACACCTGCAACAATTACAGGGAATGTCATTGAATTCAAGGATACAGTCATTAACGCAATCAACAAATACAAAAACATTGTTGTTACACAGGATAATTTCAAAGAATTAACTGATACACGCGCAGACTTGAATAATAAGAAGAAAATCATCACTGAAAATAGAAAGAACATTAAAAATGAAGCTTTGAAAGAAATTAATGAAGTTTATGATGCCATGACAAATATTATCAAAGCCATTGATGATGTTGTTGGTCCATTGGATAGTGAAATCAAAGGATTTGAAGCAAAGGAAAAAGAGGCATTGAAACAAAAGATGATGGAAACAACCATCAATCCAACATTGGATATGTTGATCAAGCAAGAAATGCTTGACGATGATACACGAAAGGAATTTACTTTCAAGCCATCATGGACGAATGCATCTGCGTTTACCAAAACTGGAAATCTAACCAAAAAGACAACAGATGAAATCAACGCTGAATTAAATCGAATCGTTGAACTCTATAATCAGAAACAGAAAGATATTGAAACAATTAAATCAACGGTGACTCAGTTGTCTATTGCACATGGGTTGGATGCTCAATTGAATGCTGACACATATGTTGAGTTGTATAAAAAAGGAACTTCCATGCCTGATGTTCAACAAAGAATCAATCGTGATGTTGAAATGATAAAGAATGCAGTGCAAAAGGAAGCTGATAAAAAGGCTCAGGAAATCGTTTCTAAGCAGCAAATGCAAAACCATGAACAAAATACTGAAATTGCAGAAAACACTTCACAGGAACAAAATAAACAATCAAACATTACAATGCTAACAGATGAAAAGACTGGTGAAGTATTGGCAAAAGGAAATGATCATCAGATTCTTGCACAAATTGCTCCAACGCCAGAGAAATTTGAAGGAAAGACATATGAGTATACATATTCATTCAGTGGATCATTTGGAGTAATCAAGACCTTCAGTAATATTTTAAAATTATTATCAATGATGTTTAAGGACTTCAAATATGAAAGAAAATAG